The Daucus carota subsp. sativus chromosome 2, DH1 v3.0, whole genome shotgun sequence genome includes a window with the following:
- the LOC108206206 gene encoding probable lysophospholipase BODYGUARD 3 encodes MAVKDKTLSVLMLTGNFVNEFVSFIVFSILDVLDFLLCYTYKVVDFIVEAEWKPCYCSSARKAITSSGNILVSEQGESKKIVCLTSSKLQLEEISDTLYTRSSLVSEVSKTTVSRLKVETKNVIQDMNKFKKGRSAFTINSTIIEMLQGKIGGQKSHTYPRWSDCDCQTCNAWSSSTSDTLFLKAEGPLGKVEEDVLFIHGFISSSEFWTETLFPNFSKSTKSKYRLLAFDLLGFGKSPKPHDSLYTIREHLEMIERSVLEPNNVKSFHIVAHSLGCILALALAVKYPGSVKSLTLIAPPYFPAPKGEQATQYVMRKVAPRRVWPAIAFGASLACWYEHISRTICLLICKNHRIWEFLTKLLTRNRMKTYLIDGFCCHTHNAAWHTLHNIICGTAGRMGDYLDFVQKNVTCTVNIFHGRDDELIPVECSYNVQSRVPRANVKIVEKKDHITIVVGRQQAFARELEKIWNSSSG; translated from the exons ATGGCCGTCAAGGACAAAACGTTGTCGGTTTTGATGTTAACAGGGAATTTCGTGAACGAGTTTGTAAGTTTTATTGTCTTTTCCATTCTTGATGTTCTTGATTTCCTTCTCTGTTACACGTACAAAGTTGTCGACTTCATTGTCGAGGCCGAATGGAAGCCTTGCTACTGTTCTTCGGCAAGGAAGGCGATTACGAGCAGTGGCAACATCTTGGTCTCCGAACAAGGAGAGTCGAAGAAAATTGTGTGCCTTACTTCTTCCAAGCTGCAGCTCGAGGAGATCTCCGACACTCTCTACACTCGTTCATCGTTGGTCTCCGAGGTGTCCAAGACCACGGTCTCTCGGCTTAAAGTGGAGACAAAAAATGTGATACAAGATATGAATAAATTCAAGAAAGGCCGATCCGCATTTACTATCAATTCCACCATCATTGAAATGCTGCAAGGTAAAATTGGAGGTCAGAAATCTCATACCTATCCGAGATGGTCAGATTGTGATTGCCAAACTTGTAATGCTTGGTCATCTTCTACCTCTGACACTCTCTTTCTCAAAGCTGAAGGACCATTAG GTAAAGTTGAAGAGGATGTGCTTTTCATTCACGGCTTTATATCATCCTCCGAGTTCTGGACCGAAACCCTGTTCCCCAACTTCTCAAAATCGACGAAATCGAAGTACAGGCTTCTAGCATTCGATCTGTTAGGTTTCGGAAAGAGTCCGAAACCACATGATTCATTGTACACCATAAGGGAGCATCTAGAGATGATCGAGAGATCGGTTCTTGAACCCAACAATGTTAAATCATTTCACATAGTAGCACATTCTTTGGGGTGCATTCTAGCTCTCGCTCTTGCCGTAAAATATCCCGGCTCCGTCAAATCCCTAACTCTCATAGCACCC CCGTACTTTCCGGCACCAAAGGGAGAACAAGCAACACAATATGTGATGCGTAAAGTGGCACCGAGGCGAGTGTGGCCTGCGATTGCATTCGGCGCTTCTCTTGCTTGTTGGTATGAGCATATTAGCCGAACCATTTGTCTTCTGATATGCAAGAACCACAGAATCTGGGAATTTCTCACCAAACTATTGACCAGAAACAG GATGAAGACATACTTGATTGACGGATTCTGTTGCCACACACACAATGCTGCATGGCATACTCTCCACAATATAATCTGCGGAACTGCTGGCAGAATGGGAGATTATCTAGATTTCGTTCAGAAAAACGTAACATGCACCGTCAATATATTCCACGGCAGAGATGACGAACTGATTCCGGTCGAATGTAGCTACAATGTGCAGTCTAGGGTTCCTCGTGCCAACGTCAAGATTGTCGAGAAAAAGGATCACATCACCATTGTTGTGGGAAGACAGCAAGCGTTTGCCAGAGAACTCGAGAAAATATGGAATTCTTCAAGCGGTTGA
- the LOC108206683 gene encoding uncharacterized protein LOC108206683, with product MGYVLRVRLASFFAGAAVASVAGLYTLNNDYTAAHQSISHKVNSLHDSLNARISALEKLKEAEATKQADAAKEVQATNQVEATNQVEATNQAEAAE from the exons atgggGTACGTTCTAAGGGTAAGATTGGCATCATTTTTCGCCGGAGCGGCGGTGGCTTCGGTGGCCGGACTTTATACTCTTAACAATGATTACACCGCTGCCCATCAATCCATTTCCCAcaag GTGAACAGCCTGCATGACTCCTTGAATGCACGTATATCTGCATTGGAAAAGTTGAAGGAAGCGGAGGCTACAAAACAGGCTGACGCTGCCAAAGAGGTACAGGCTACAAATCAGGTTGAGGCTACAAATCAGGTTGAGGCTACAAATCAAGCTGAAGCTGCAGAGTAG
- the LOC108206753 gene encoding beta-carotene isomerase D27, chloroplastic produces the protein MAVSSIQAVQFPIKRGLDKGHRRSSRSGGNVRIRCGIAEPSGQPAPMGQKTKYNDGFFEKAFMTLFARKMEKFAAVNKEQLDKKEKGFFDYDYDSFVDVSRRVMQGRNRMQQQEVVREVLLSMLPPGAPAQFRKLFPPTRWAEEFNAALTVPFFHWLVGPSEVVEVEINGMKQRSGVLIKKCRYLENSGCVGQCVNMCKIPTQDFFTNEFGLPLTMIPNFEDMSCEMVYGQVPPPFEEDPVAQQPCFADICPVANVNSPVCPKLQG, from the exons ATGGCGGTTTCAAGCATTCAAGCTGTACAATTTCCTATAAAAAGAGGCCTTGATAAAGGCCATCGACGGAGTAGCAGAAGTGGAGGTAATGTGAGAATCAGGTGTGGAATAGCTGAGCCATCGGGACAGCCAGCGCCAATGGGACAGAAGACCAAGTACAATGATGGGTTTTTTGAGAAGGCGTTCATGACACTTTTTGCTAGGAAGATGGAGAAGTTTGCGGCAGTGAATAAAGAGCAGTTAGACAAGAAGGAAAAGGGTTTTTTCGATTATGATTATGATAGTTTTGTCGATGTTTCGAGAAGAGTAATGCAGGGAAGAAACCGTATGCAGCAGCAAGAAGTGGTCAGGGAAGTGCTCTTGTCCATGCTTCCTCCTGGTGCCCCTGCTCAG TTCAGAAAATTGTTCCCGCCAACCAGATGGGCTGAGGAGTTCAATGCTGCTCTGACTGTACCTTTTTTCCACTGGCTAGTTGGGCCGTCTGAG GTTGTAGAAGTTGAGATTAATGGGATGAAGCAAAGAAGCGGAGTGCTTATAAAGAAATGCAG ATACTTGGAAAATAGCGGATGTGTAGGACAGTGTGTGAACATGTGCAAGATTCCGACTCAAGATTTCTTCACCAACGAATTTGGGCTTCCTTTAACTATGATACCAA ATTTTGAAGATATGAGCTGCGAGATGGTGTATGGCCAAGTCCCGCCTCCATTTGAAGAGGATCCAGTGGCCCAACAACCATGTTTCGCTGATATAT GTCCAGTTGCGAATGTCAACTCCCCTGTCTGTCCAAAATTACAAGGTTAA